Proteins from a single region of Carassius gibelio isolate Cgi1373 ecotype wild population from Czech Republic chromosome A5, carGib1.2-hapl.c, whole genome shotgun sequence:
- the lmbrd2a gene encoding G-protein coupled receptor-associated protein LMBRD2a — MSGVALALEVVVVFFLALFLLHRYGDFRKQYRMVLFATLLAWFLCFLIVFILPLDVSTTIYNQCKTDNQAHQVEIATINHDNSSNSSVFPTQRVLKTCQKPWSYIPDGILPVFWRVVYWTSQFLTWLLIPFMQSYARSGAFSISGKIKTALIENAIYYGTYLIIFCSLLIYVAVTLKLHLTWSGLRTIGITAANTWGLFLLVLLLGYGLVEIPRSYWRASCHGQLLAKTYFKAAKLMTEKVDAEENLEDVMEDVRQVNETIKYNHPLRKCIDTILKKCPVEYQEKLGRNMDDYEDFDDKGNPYPSKKSLVKLHKQVIYAVQRHNRTQVQWQILLDEAFHLEDVAKNETSSTHKFVHSFPSTEPPGWISKYLYTPTVEWYWECVFRRWCYRVLAVVLCAFSAAVVWSECTFFSTQPVLSLFAVFIQLAERDYNYVYIEMACFVTIFFLCYCVYSTVFRIRVFNYYYLAPHHQTDAYSLQFSGMLFCRLTPPLCLNFLGVIHMDSTISHQKREPTAYTSIMGSMQVLSFIANGFYIYYPMLIVLLCIATYFSLGTRCLNLLGFQQFVGENDLTSDLVDEGRELIRRERRKRQRTEDGESRRREWRERYSEPRERYGGRNRSAYSELKETDGSGTDTGRAQSRRDRSDKAELLQDVEPLDFTGEEPLETDNRRSAGGHYLSTSASRSRIFDDV, encoded by the exons ATGAGCGGCGTGGCGCTCGCGCtggaggtggtggtggtgttcTTCCTCGCGCTCTTCCTGCTGCACCGATATGGAGATTTTCGCAAGCAGTATCGGATGGTCCTGTTCGCCACCCTCCTCGCCTGGTTCCTGTGCTTCCTCATCGTCTTCATCCTCCCTCTGGATGTCAGCACG ACCATATATAACCAGTGTAAGACTGATAATCAAGCTCACCAGGTGGAGATCGCAACCATCAACCATGATAACTCCTCCAACTCTTCGGTATTTCCAACACAAAG GGTCCTAAAGACTTGCCAAAAGCCTTGGAGTTACATCCCAGATGGAATTCTGCCTGTGTTTTGGAGGGTGGTGTACTGGACCTCACAGTTCCTGACATG GCTCTTGATTCCCTTCATGCAGTCATATGCACGTTCAGGAGCTTTCTCCATCTCAGGGAAGATCAAAACGGCTCTTATAGAGAACGCCATTTATTACGGCACATACCTGATAATCTTCTGCTCCCTGCTCATCTACGTCGCCGTCACTCTGAAGTTGCATCTCACCTG GTCTGGTTTGCGGACGATTGGCATTACTGCCGCCAACACCTGGGGGTTGTTCCTGCTGGTGTTGTTGTTGGGATACGGCCTGGTGGAAATCCCCCGCTCCTATTGGAGGGCATCATGCCACGGGCAGCTGCTGGCCAAGACGTACTTTAAAGCAGCAAAACTGATGACGGAAAAAGTAGATGCCGAGGAAAACCTGGAAGACGTCATGGAG GATGTCAGACAGGTCAACGAGACGATCAAATACAATCATCCTCTTCGCAAATGCATTGACACTATTCTGAAAAAG TGTCCTGTAGAATACCAAGAAAAGCTGGGCAGGAACATGGACGATTATGAGGACTTCGATGACAAAGGAAATCCTTATCCTAGTAAAAAGAGTTTAGTCAAATTACATAAACAG GTGATCTATGCTGTTCAGAGGCATAACCGTACACAAGTTCAGTGGCAGATTCTATTGGACGAGGCTTTTCACTTAGAGGATGTGGCCAAAAATGAGACAAGCTCCACCCACAAGTTTGTTCACAGCTTCCCTTCTACCGAACCACCTGGGTGGATCAGCAAGTACCTGTACACACCCACTGTGG AGTGGTACTGGGAGTGTGTTTTCCGCCGGTGGTGTTATCGTGTGCTGGCTGTGGTTTTGTGTGCGTTCTCTGCAGCCGTGGTCTGGTCTGAATGCACCTTCTTCAGCACACAGCCCGTTCTGTCTCTCTTCGCCGTCTTCATCCAGCTCGCAGAGAGAGACTACAACTATGTTTACATAGAG ATGGCGTGTTTTGTCACCATATTTTTCTTGTGTTACTGCGTGTACTCGACTGTGTTCCGGATCCGAGTCTTTAACTACTATTATCTGGCTCCTCACCACCAGACGGACGCCTACAGTCTGCAGTTCAGCGGCAT GTTGTTTTGCCGTTTGACCCCTCCGCTGTGTCTGAACTTTCTGGGTGTGATTCACATGGATTCCACCATCTCCCATCAGAAGAGAGAGCCGACAGCGTACACTTCA ATAATGGGATCCATGCAGGTCCTCTCATTCATCGCAAAtggattttatatttattatccgATGCTCATCGTTTTGCTCTGCATCGCGACTTACTTCAG TCTGGGCACACGCTGTCTGAATTTGCTGGGCTTTCAGCAGTTCGTGGGGGAGAAtgatctgacctctgacctggtgGACGAAGGACGTGAACTCATCCGGAGAG AAAGAAGAAAAAGGCAGAGGACAGAGGACGGAGAGAGCCGACGCAGA GAATGGAGGGAACGCTATAGTGAACCGAGGGAAAGATACGGCGGGAGAAACAGAAGTGCGTACTCGGAGCTGAAGGAGACGGACGGCTCCGGCACAGACACTGGCAGAG CTCAGTCCCGTAGAGATCGGAGTGACAAAGCCGAGTTACTACAGGATGTTGAACCGTTAGACTTCACTGGAGAAGAACCGCTGGAAACTGATAACAGGAG GTCGGCTGGAGGACATTACCTCTCGACCTCTGCATCTCGTTCACGCATCTTTGATGATGTTTAA